The Leucobacter chromiiresistens genome has a window encoding:
- the rsmI gene encoding 16S rRNA (cytidine(1402)-2'-O)-methyltransferase has product MILLAATPIGNLGDASARLRSTFEEATVIAAEDTRHTAQLLRLLGIENRPELVALHDHNEHDRAAGLVDRAQTEDVVLVSDAGMPTVSDPGFRVVQLAAERGVAVSAIPGPSAVITALAVSGLPTDRFAFEGFPPRKAGERIRALRALAREQRTLVFFEAPTRLAATLGELAEAFGADRPAAVCRELTKLHEEVRRGGLGDLAEWAAGGVRGEIVLVVGGAVPTAASPESALAEVQDRVRAGERLKDAARSVAEATGLSSRELYAAALADRERPPSR; this is encoded by the coding sequence ATGATCCTTCTCGCCGCGACGCCGATCGGAAATCTCGGCGACGCCTCCGCTCGACTGCGCAGCACCTTCGAGGAGGCGACGGTGATCGCCGCGGAGGACACGCGGCACACCGCGCAGCTGCTCCGGCTCCTCGGCATCGAGAACCGGCCCGAGCTCGTCGCGCTGCACGATCACAACGAGCACGACCGCGCGGCCGGGCTCGTGGACCGGGCGCAGACGGAGGACGTCGTGCTCGTGAGCGATGCCGGCATGCCGACCGTCTCCGACCCCGGCTTCCGCGTCGTGCAGCTGGCCGCCGAGCGCGGGGTCGCCGTCAGCGCGATCCCGGGCCCGAGCGCCGTCATCACCGCGCTCGCGGTCTCGGGCCTCCCGACCGACCGCTTCGCGTTCGAGGGGTTCCCGCCCCGCAAGGCGGGCGAGCGCATCCGGGCGTTGCGCGCACTCGCACGCGAGCAGCGCACCCTCGTGTTCTTCGAGGCGCCGACGCGGCTCGCGGCCACGCTCGGCGAGCTCGCCGAGGCATTCGGCGCCGATCGGCCGGCGGCGGTGTGCCGCGAGCTCACGAAGCTGCACGAGGAGGTGCGGCGAGGCGGGCTGGGAGACCTCGCGGAGTGGGCAGCCGGCGGGGTGCGCGGCGAGATCGTGCTGGTGGTCGGCGGCGCCGTGCCGACGGCGGCGTCGCCCGAGTCGGCGCTCGCGGAGGTACAGGATCGCGTGCGCGCGGGGGAGCGCTTGAAAGACGCCGCGCGATCGGTCGCCGAGGCCACCGGTCTCTCGTCGCGAGAGCTGTATGCGGCGGCGCTGGCCGATCGGGAGCGTCCTCCCAGCCGCTGA
- a CDS encoding FKBP-type peptidyl-prolyl cis-trans isomerase codes for MKLTRAIAPAALVGALLMVGCSSGGGSAQADASGEECLASGSASSGIEVSGSVGEDLELTSDTPVQADEMQRSVLQEGEGDVVEEGQSVLTSMTLFNGADGTALQQLPASAIPVEKSGLAEWAYDGLRCATAGEQIALAAPYAEVFGETPPEQTGLENISADDSLVIVMEFGEISDASDAAAASGEPGTLESDELLQKAEGKAVAAPEGFPTVELADDGEPTITVPKGLEAPEKLEIATLIEGDGEEVQPGDRVYVNYRGVIWRTGEEFDSSWSRGEPANFLTTQVIGGFQQALEGQKVGSQVISVVPAEDGGYGAATLEQQGHQGDDVMVFVLDILGTVHADAPAE; via the coding sequence GTGAAACTGACGCGCGCCATCGCTCCCGCTGCCCTGGTGGGCGCCCTGCTCATGGTCGGCTGCTCGAGCGGCGGCGGATCCGCGCAGGCCGACGCCTCCGGTGAGGAGTGCCTCGCCTCCGGCTCCGCGAGCTCCGGCATCGAGGTGTCGGGCTCCGTGGGCGAGGATCTCGAGCTCACCTCCGACACCCCGGTGCAGGCCGATGAGATGCAGCGCTCCGTGCTGCAGGAGGGCGAGGGCGACGTCGTGGAGGAGGGGCAGTCGGTGCTCACCTCGATGACGCTCTTCAACGGCGCCGACGGCACGGCGCTCCAGCAGCTGCCCGCCAGCGCGATCCCGGTGGAGAAGTCGGGGCTCGCCGAGTGGGCCTACGACGGGCTCCGCTGCGCGACCGCTGGCGAGCAGATCGCGCTCGCCGCGCCGTACGCCGAGGTCTTCGGCGAGACGCCCCCCGAGCAGACCGGCCTGGAGAACATCAGCGCCGACGATTCGCTCGTCATCGTGATGGAGTTCGGCGAGATCAGCGACGCCTCCGACGCGGCCGCGGCATCGGGCGAGCCCGGCACGCTCGAGAGCGACGAGCTGCTGCAGAAGGCCGAGGGCAAGGCGGTCGCGGCCCCGGAGGGCTTCCCCACGGTCGAGCTCGCCGATGACGGCGAGCCCACCATCACGGTGCCGAAGGGGCTCGAGGCGCCCGAGAAGCTCGAGATCGCCACGCTCATCGAGGGCGACGGCGAGGAGGTGCAGCCGGGCGACCGCGTGTACGTCAACTACCGCGGCGTGATCTGGCGCACGGGCGAGGAGTTCGACTCCAGCTGGAGCCGGGGCGAGCCCGCGAACTTCCTCACGACCCAGGTGATCGGCGGCTTCCAGCAGGCGCTCGAGGGCCAGAAGGTCGGCTCCCAGGTCATCTCCGTGGTGCCCGCGGAGGACGGCGGGTACGGCGCGGCGACGCTCGAGCAGCAGGGGCATCAGGGCGACGACGTGATGGTCTTCGTGCTCGACATCCTCGGGACCGTGCACGCCGACGCGCCCGCCGAGTAG
- the dxr gene encoding 1-deoxy-D-xylulose-5-phosphate reductoisomerase: protein MKRVIVLGSTGSIGEQALDVIRKHPAGYQVSGLIAGSRADRVREQADEFNVEHTGLGADAAVQMIRDVEADVVLNGITGSVGLGPTIAALDAGRTLALANKESLIVGGDLVTGRAAPGQIVPVDSEHSAIAQALRSGSRDEVRRLVLTASGGPFRGRTRDEMRDATPEAAMAHPTWSMGRVVTINSATMVNKGLEVIEAHLLFGVSYGDIEVVVHPQSVVHSMVEFIDGSTIAQASPPDMRLPIALGLSWPDRMANVGVPLDWRSATSWEFEPLDAAAFPAVDLAKEVGRARLTYPAVYNAANEEAVEAFHSGRIGFLDIVDTVRRVVEAHEAPAQLTLESLAEAERWAREQAERAIGARAR from the coding sequence ATGAAGCGCGTCATCGTCCTCGGATCCACCGGCTCGATCGGCGAGCAGGCGCTCGACGTGATCCGCAAGCACCCGGCCGGGTACCAGGTGTCGGGCCTCATCGCGGGCAGTCGGGCCGATCGCGTGCGCGAGCAGGCCGATGAGTTCAACGTCGAGCACACCGGGCTCGGTGCCGATGCGGCGGTGCAGATGATCCGCGACGTCGAGGCCGACGTCGTGCTGAACGGGATCACCGGCTCCGTCGGCCTCGGCCCGACGATCGCGGCGCTCGACGCCGGCCGCACGCTCGCTCTGGCGAACAAGGAGTCGCTCATCGTCGGCGGCGACCTGGTGACCGGTCGCGCGGCCCCCGGCCAGATCGTTCCAGTCGACTCCGAGCACTCCGCCATCGCGCAGGCGCTGCGGTCGGGCAGCCGGGACGAGGTGCGGCGGCTCGTGCTGACCGCGTCGGGCGGCCCGTTCCGGGGGCGCACCCGCGACGAGATGCGCGACGCGACGCCGGAGGCGGCGATGGCCCATCCCACGTGGAGCATGGGGCGCGTCGTCACGATCAACTCGGCGACGATGGTGAACAAGGGGCTCGAGGTGATCGAGGCGCATCTGCTCTTCGGCGTCTCCTACGGCGACATCGAGGTCGTCGTGCACCCGCAGTCGGTGGTGCACTCGATGGTCGAGTTCATCGACGGCTCGACCATCGCCCAGGCGTCGCCGCCCGACATGCGGCTGCCGATCGCGCTGGGGCTCTCCTGGCCGGATCGCATGGCGAACGTCGGGGTTCCCCTCGACTGGCGCTCGGCGACATCGTGGGAGTTCGAGCCCCTCGACGCCGCCGCCTTCCCGGCCGTCGACCTCGCGAAGGAGGTGGGGCGGGCGCGCCTCACCTACCCCGCGGTCTACAACGCGGCGAACGAGGAGGCCGTCGAGGCGTTCCACTCCGGACGCATCGGGTTCCTCGACATCGTCGATACGGTGCGGCGGGTGGTCGAGGCGCACGAGGCGCCGGCGCAGCTCACCCTGGAGAGCCTCGCCGAGGCGGAGCGCTGGGCGCGCGAGCAGGCCGAGCGGGCCATCGGAGCGCGCGCCCGCTGA
- a CDS encoding M50 family metallopeptidase: MTEVLLYVLGILIFVIGLAVSIGLHEIGHLVPAKLFGVKVTQYMLGFGRTIWAKRRGETEYGVKMIPLGGYIAMSGMYPPERPGAAARPSTTGFLNSVVQEGTSFGKTDAEPKRGMAAVVEDARLASAESIESGEDHRTFYRLPPWKKIVIMLGGPLMNLVLAFVFFAIVLVGFGTPQNSTTLGQVNECLVPATSDATACGADDPAAPAAAAGLRPGDRLIAVDGTRITSWNQFRTIVGESPGRSLAVEIERGGDRQTVALQPVVNARTVTDADGNAVTSDDGDVLTESVGMIGAVPATENVAQPITAVPAFVGDNVQRVAGIVVRMPERMVDVWNAAFGSEARDPNGPISVVGVGRMAGEIVSLDDAPVAARAQTMISLLGSLNVALFVFNLVPLLPLDGGHVIGAIYEWLKRGFAKLRRKPDPGPIDTAKMVPVTMAVAIVFGAMTVLLIYADLVKPVSLFG, translated from the coding sequence GTGACTGAGGTTCTGCTCTACGTGCTCGGCATCCTGATCTTCGTGATCGGCCTGGCCGTCTCCATCGGCCTGCACGAAATCGGGCACCTCGTTCCCGCGAAGCTCTTCGGCGTCAAGGTGACGCAGTACATGCTCGGGTTCGGGCGCACGATCTGGGCGAAGCGCCGGGGCGAGACCGAGTACGGCGTGAAGATGATCCCGCTCGGGGGCTACATCGCGATGTCGGGCATGTACCCGCCCGAGCGGCCCGGTGCGGCTGCGCGCCCCTCGACGACGGGGTTTCTGAACTCGGTCGTGCAGGAGGGGACGTCGTTCGGCAAGACCGACGCCGAACCGAAGCGCGGAATGGCGGCCGTGGTCGAGGACGCGCGGCTCGCGAGCGCCGAGTCGATCGAGTCCGGTGAGGATCACCGCACCTTCTACCGGCTTCCGCCGTGGAAGAAGATCGTCATCATGCTCGGCGGGCCCCTCATGAACCTCGTGCTGGCGTTCGTGTTCTTCGCGATCGTGCTCGTCGGGTTCGGCACGCCGCAGAACAGCACGACGCTCGGCCAGGTCAACGAGTGCCTCGTCCCGGCCACGAGCGACGCGACCGCCTGCGGGGCCGACGACCCGGCGGCGCCCGCAGCCGCAGCCGGGTTGCGCCCGGGCGATCGGCTGATCGCGGTCGACGGGACCCGCATCACGAGTTGGAATCAGTTCCGCACCATCGTCGGCGAATCGCCGGGCCGATCGCTCGCGGTCGAGATCGAGCGCGGCGGGGATCGGCAGACGGTCGCTCTGCAACCGGTGGTGAATGCCCGCACCGTCACCGATGCGGACGGGAACGCCGTGACCAGCGACGACGGCGATGTGCTCACCGAATCAGTCGGCATGATCGGGGCCGTACCCGCGACGGAGAACGTCGCACAGCCCATCACGGCCGTGCCCGCCTTCGTCGGCGACAACGTGCAGCGCGTCGCCGGCATCGTCGTCCGCATGCCCGAGCGCATGGTCGACGTGTGGAACGCGGCGTTCGGCAGCGAGGCGCGCGACCCCAACGGCCCCATCAGCGTCGTCGGCGTGGGCCGGATGGCGGGGGAGATCGTGAGCCTCGACGACGCTCCGGTCGCCGCCCGAGCGCAGACGATGATCAGCCTGCTCGGGTCGTTGAACGTCGCGCTGTTCGTGTTCAACCTCGTGCCGCTCCTGCCGCTCGACGGCGGCCACGTGATCGGTGCGATCTACGAGTGGCTGAAGCGGGGCTTCGCGAAGCTGCGGCGGAAGCCCGATCCCGGTCCGATCGACACGGCGAAGATGGTGCCGGTGACGATGGCGGTCGCCATCGTGTTCGGAGCGATGACGGTGCTGCTCATCTACGCCGACCTCGTGAAACCCGTGTCGCTCTTCGGGTGA
- the ispG gene encoding flavodoxin-dependent (E)-4-hydroxy-3-methylbut-2-enyl-diphosphate synthase, translating to MPQTVAVLAPRRKSRAIKVGSVTVGGDAPVSVQSMTTTPTTDINATLQQIAELTAAGCDIVRVACPSRDDAEALPIIAMKSQIPVIADIHFQPNYVYAAIDAGCAAVRVNPGNIRKFDDQVGEIARRAKAAGVSLRIGVNAGSLDPRLLQKYGKATPEALVESAVWEASLFEEHDFHDFKISVKHNDPVIMVQAYRQLAERGDWPLHLGVTEAGPAFQGTIKSATAFGILLSEGIGDTIRVSLSAPPVEEVKVGLQILQSLNLRERKLEIVSCPSCGRAQVDVYTLAEEVTQGLEGMSVPLRVAVMGCVVNGPGEAREADLGVASGNGKGQIFVKGEVIKTVPESEIVATLIAEANRLAAEMPAAAGTGAPEVVTA from the coding sequence ATGCCGCAGACCGTCGCAGTGCTCGCTCCGCGGCGCAAGTCCCGCGCCATCAAGGTCGGATCGGTCACGGTCGGCGGCGACGCCCCGGTGTCGGTGCAGTCGATGACCACCACTCCCACCACCGACATCAACGCGACGCTGCAGCAGATCGCGGAGCTGACGGCGGCCGGCTGCGACATCGTGCGGGTGGCGTGCCCGAGCCGCGACGACGCCGAGGCGCTGCCGATCATCGCGATGAAGAGCCAGATCCCGGTCATCGCCGACATCCACTTCCAGCCGAATTACGTGTACGCCGCCATCGACGCGGGCTGCGCCGCAGTGCGCGTCAACCCCGGCAACATCCGCAAGTTCGACGACCAGGTCGGCGAGATCGCCCGCCGCGCGAAGGCCGCAGGGGTGTCGCTGCGCATCGGCGTGAACGCCGGATCCCTCGATCCCCGTCTCCTGCAGAAGTACGGCAAGGCGACACCCGAGGCGCTCGTGGAGAGCGCCGTGTGGGAGGCATCGCTCTTCGAGGAGCACGACTTCCACGACTTCAAGATCTCGGTGAAGCACAACGACCCCGTCATCATGGTGCAGGCCTACCGCCAGCTGGCTGAGCGCGGCGACTGGCCGCTGCATCTCGGCGTGACGGAGGCCGGGCCCGCCTTCCAGGGCACCATCAAGAGCGCCACCGCCTTCGGCATCCTGCTCTCCGAGGGCATCGGCGACACCATCCGCGTCTCCCTGTCGGCGCCCCCGGTCGAAGAGGTGAAGGTCGGGCTGCAGATTCTGCAGTCGCTGAACCTGCGCGAGCGCAAGCTCGAGATCGTCTCCTGCCCGTCATGCGGCCGCGCCCAGGTCGACGTCTACACGCTCGCCGAAGAGGTCACCCAGGGGCTCGAGGGCATGAGCGTGCCGCTGCGCGTCGCCGTCATGGGCTGCGTGGTGAACGGCCCCGGTGAGGCGCGCGAGGCCGACCTCGGCGTCGCCTCCGGCAACGGCAAGGGGCAGATCTTCGTGAAGGGGGAGGTCATCAAGACCGTGCCCGAGAGCGAGATCGTCGCAACGCTGATCGCCGAGGCGAACCGTCTCGCCGCGGAGATGCCCGCTGCGGCCGGAACGGGCGCTCCCGAGGTCGTCACCGCCTAG
- a CDS encoding RNB domain-containing ribonuclease: MPNRRARLSPQSAHGQLAAALAALREGDDVPVDFSPEALAEAASAAPADTELDLRRIPFVTLDPPGARDLDQAFHLERSGDGFRVRYAIADLPGFVPAGGALDREARQRGQTLYLPDGRIPLHPAALSEDRASLLPGSDRTAYVWTLDLDAAGALASARVERAHVRSRAQLDYPSAQAAIDGGGADELLELLRTVGVLRIEQERLRGGASLNMPDEEIVRDPGGYRIVRSFALPVEEWNAQLSLLTGMAAGRMMLDAGVGILRTMPGPDEEALAAFRARVASLGHPWPAELGYGAYLERLDPASPTTPAVLQAAASLFRGADYTPFDGEPPQQTVQAAIAAPYAHVTAPLRRLVDRWGLVICAAICADRPVPEWVRASLGELPALMRASNQRAGRLGSQALDRVEAALLRDRVGDILPAVVVEVRGDRARVQLDDPAVTTQISAAGCSAGTHVDVRVVAADVATGAIELTLVARDADPDAGGDSNSESAAPNRSSGAADAA; the protein is encoded by the coding sequence ATGCCGAACCGGCGCGCCCGACTCTCACCCCAATCCGCTCACGGCCAGCTCGCCGCAGCGCTCGCCGCGCTGCGCGAGGGCGACGACGTTCCCGTCGACTTCTCCCCCGAAGCGCTCGCCGAGGCCGCATCGGCGGCCCCTGCCGACACCGAGCTCGATCTGCGGCGCATCCCGTTCGTGACGCTCGACCCGCCGGGGGCGCGCGACCTCGACCAGGCGTTCCACCTCGAGCGCTCCGGCGACGGCTTCCGCGTGCGCTACGCGATCGCCGACCTGCCCGGATTCGTGCCCGCAGGCGGCGCGCTCGACCGCGAAGCGCGGCAGCGCGGGCAGACCCTCTACCTGCCCGACGGGCGCATTCCGCTCCACCCCGCCGCACTCAGCGAAGATCGCGCGTCGCTGCTGCCGGGCTCCGACCGCACCGCCTACGTCTGGACCCTCGACCTCGACGCCGCCGGCGCCCTCGCCTCGGCACGGGTCGAACGCGCGCACGTGCGCTCCCGCGCTCAACTCGACTACCCGTCCGCGCAGGCCGCGATCGACGGGGGCGGCGCAGACGAGCTGCTGGAGCTGCTCCGCACCGTCGGCGTGCTGCGCATCGAGCAGGAGCGCCTGCGCGGCGGTGCGAGCCTCAACATGCCGGACGAGGAGATCGTGCGGGATCCGGGCGGCTACCGGATCGTGCGCAGTTTCGCGCTGCCCGTCGAGGAGTGGAACGCGCAGCTCTCCCTGCTCACCGGCATGGCGGCGGGCCGCATGATGCTCGACGCGGGCGTCGGCATCCTGCGCACCATGCCGGGCCCCGACGAGGAGGCCCTCGCAGCGTTCCGCGCACGCGTAGCGTCGCTCGGGCACCCTTGGCCCGCGGAGCTCGGCTACGGGGCGTACCTCGAGCGACTCGATCCCGCCTCGCCCACCACGCCCGCGGTGCTGCAGGCCGCCGCGTCGCTCTTCCGGGGCGCCGACTACACGCCGTTCGACGGGGAGCCCCCGCAGCAGACGGTGCAGGCGGCGATCGCCGCGCCGTACGCGCACGTCACCGCTCCGCTGCGGCGACTCGTCGATCGCTGGGGCCTCGTCATCTGCGCCGCGATCTGCGCGGATCGGCCGGTTCCCGAGTGGGTGCGCGCGTCGCTCGGCGAGCTCCCGGCGCTCATGCGGGCCTCGAACCAGCGGGCCGGCCGCTTGGGGTCGCAGGCGCTCGATCGCGTCGAGGCGGCCCTGCTGCGCGACCGCGTGGGCGACATCCTCCCCGCCGTCGTCGTCGAGGTGCGGGGCGATCGCGCGCGCGTGCAGCTCGACGACCCGGCGGTGACGACGCAGATCTCGGCGGCCGGCTGCTCCGCCGGCACCCACGTCGACGTGCGGGTCGTCGCGGCGGACGTCGCGACCGGCGCCATCGAGCTCACCCTCGTCGCTCGCGATGCGGATCCGGACGCGGGCGGCGACTCGAACTCCGAATCCGCCGCCCCGAACCGGAGCTCGGGCGCCGCCGACGCCGCGTGA
- a CDS encoding TIGR00730 family Rossman fold protein, with the protein MTTAKQQHSEDTQTAGVRERLDALIAEAGVTAQRSLIRRIAEAGLGLGHDGATRLDLKITATAVEEMRAAFRLFAPFRGVPKVTIFGSARTQSHDPLWVGAEAAARGLAEQGWMVVTGAGPGIMEAAATGAGPERSLGISIRLPFEEAPLDVAADDDHRIAMKYFFTRKLMLVKESRGFICLPGGFGTMDETFELLTLQQTGKMEPMPIVLLDRDGGTYWRSFARFVVEELAGAGLIAVDDLDRVLVTDSPEAAIAEVTGFWRNYDSLRWQGEQLVLRVRSAPSDAELADLNERFSGLCESGEIARTAPLPSEVADAEALDLPRIVFTPRRRAVGDLYRLIRALNELESAPREVPAGSAAAAAGGHSAT; encoded by the coding sequence GTGACGACCGCGAAGCAGCAGCATTCAGAGGATACGCAGACCGCCGGCGTGCGCGAGCGGCTCGACGCGCTCATCGCGGAAGCGGGGGTGACGGCGCAGCGCAGTCTGATCCGGCGGATCGCCGAAGCGGGGCTCGGTCTCGGCCATGACGGGGCGACGCGTCTCGATCTGAAGATCACGGCGACCGCGGTCGAGGAGATGCGGGCGGCGTTCCGCCTCTTCGCTCCCTTCCGCGGGGTGCCGAAGGTCACGATCTTCGGGTCGGCCCGCACGCAGTCGCACGACCCGCTCTGGGTGGGGGCGGAGGCCGCCGCCCGCGGTCTCGCGGAGCAGGGCTGGATGGTGGTCACGGGCGCCGGGCCGGGGATCATGGAGGCGGCGGCGACCGGCGCGGGCCCCGAGCGGTCGCTCGGCATCTCGATCCGTCTGCCGTTCGAGGAGGCTCCGCTCGATGTGGCGGCCGACGACGACCACCGCATCGCGATGAAGTACTTCTTCACGCGCAAACTCATGCTCGTGAAGGAGTCGCGCGGATTCATCTGCCTGCCGGGGGGCTTCGGCACGATGGATGAGACCTTCGAACTGCTGACGCTGCAGCAGACCGGCAAGATGGAACCGATGCCGATCGTGCTGCTCGATCGCGACGGCGGCACGTACTGGCGGAGCTTCGCCCGTTTCGTGGTCGAGGAGCTCGCGGGGGCGGGGCTCATCGCGGTGGACGATCTGGACCGCGTGCTCGTCACCGATTCGCCGGAGGCGGCGATCGCCGAGGTGACCGGGTTCTGGCGCAATTACGACTCGCTGCGGTGGCAGGGGGAGCAGCTGGTGCTGCGGGTGCGCTCCGCCCCGAGCGATGCGGAGCTCGCCGACCTGAACGAGCGGTTCTCGGGCCTCTGCGAGTCGGGCGAGATCGCCCGCACTGCTCCGCTGCCCTCAGAGGTCGCCGATGCCGAAGCGCTCGATCTGCCGCGCATCGTGTTCACGCCGCGGCGCCGGGCGGTGGGAGATCTCTACCGGCTGATCCGCGCCCTGAACGAGTTGGAGAGCGCGCCGCGCGAGGTGCCCGCCGGGAGCGCGGCCGCCGCGGCCGGGGGTCACTCCGCCACGTAG
- a CDS encoding ATP-binding cassette domain-containing protein produces the protein MATTHIADSHDRIRVQGAREHNLKNVSVDLPKRRLTVFTGVSGSGKSSLVFGTIAAESQRLINETYSAFVQGFMPSQSRPDVDVLEGLTTAIIVDQERMGANPRSTVGTATDVNAMLRIIFSRLGSPRIGSPNAFSFNVASISGAGAVTMEKGGKQVKERRSFEILGGMCPTCEGRGSVSDFALDELYDPEKTLAEGALTVPGFSMDGWYGRIFAALLPMETPIRDFTDEQMHLLLHEEPRKVKADGVNVTYEGLIPRIQKSMLAKDREAMQPHIRAFVDRAIVFHACPACAGTRLNETARSSKISGKSIADVCAMQITDLAEWVRGIDDAGIAPLVEKLVDTLDSFVQIGLGYLSLDRPTGTLSGGESQRTKMIRHLGSPITDATYVFDEPSIGLHPHDIQRMNQLLLKLRDKGNTVLVVEHKPEMIAIADHVVDLGPRAGLDGGEICFTGTVEALRASGTLTGAHLDDRARLKPTVRAASGALQVRGADRHNLRGVDVDVPLGVLCAVTGVAGSGKSTLIGNYVANRDGVVAVDQGAIKGSRRSNPATYTGLLDPVRAAFAKANGVKPALFSANSEGACPECKGAGIIYTDLGMMATMESVCEVCEGKRFAPAVLEYTFGGKSIAEVLDLSIAEAHEFFSAGETRIAKAAKILGRLADVGIGYIKLGQPLSTLSGGERQRLKLAIHMLEDADIYVLDEPTTGLHLADVEQLLALLDRLVDDGKSVIVIEHHQAVMAHADWIIDLGPGAGQQGGSIVFAGTPADLVASRATLTGEHLATYVAE, from the coding sequence ATGGCCACCACGCACATCGCAGATTCGCACGATCGCATCCGAGTGCAGGGCGCGCGCGAGCACAACCTGAAGAACGTCAGCGTCGACCTGCCGAAGCGGCGGCTCACGGTGTTCACCGGGGTCTCCGGGTCGGGCAAGAGCTCGCTGGTCTTCGGTACGATCGCGGCCGAGTCGCAGCGACTCATCAACGAGACCTACAGCGCGTTCGTGCAGGGGTTCATGCCGTCGCAGAGCCGGCCCGACGTCGACGTGCTCGAGGGGCTCACCACGGCGATCATCGTCGACCAGGAGCGCATGGGCGCGAACCCGCGCTCGACCGTGGGCACGGCCACCGACGTGAACGCGATGCTCCGCATCATCTTCTCGCGCCTGGGCAGCCCGCGCATCGGCTCCCCCAACGCCTTCTCCTTCAACGTCGCGTCGATCAGCGGGGCGGGCGCCGTCACGATGGAGAAGGGCGGCAAGCAGGTGAAGGAGCGGCGCAGCTTCGAGATCCTGGGCGGCATGTGCCCGACCTGCGAGGGCCGCGGCTCGGTCAGCGACTTCGCCCTCGATGAGCTCTACGACCCCGAGAAGACGCTGGCCGAGGGGGCGCTCACGGTGCCCGGCTTCAGCATGGACGGCTGGTACGGGCGCATCTTCGCGGCGCTCCTGCCGATGGAGACGCCGATCCGCGACTTCACCGACGAGCAGATGCACCTGCTGCTGCACGAGGAGCCGCGCAAGGTCAAAGCGGACGGCGTGAACGTCACCTACGAGGGGCTCATTCCGCGCATTCAGAAGTCCATGCTCGCGAAAGACCGCGAGGCCATGCAGCCCCACATCCGCGCCTTCGTGGACCGGGCGATCGTGTTCCACGCCTGCCCCGCCTGCGCGGGCACCCGGCTCAACGAGACGGCGCGCTCGTCGAAGATCTCGGGCAAGTCGATCGCCGACGTCTGCGCGATGCAGATCACGGACCTCGCCGAGTGGGTGCGGGGCATCGACGACGCCGGCATTGCCCCCCTCGTGGAGAAGCTCGTCGACACCCTCGACTCGTTCGTGCAGATCGGCCTCGGCTACTTGAGCCTCGACCGCCCGACCGGCACGCTCTCGGGCGGCGAATCGCAGCGCACGAAGATGATCCGCCATCTCGGCTCCCCCATCACCGATGCGACGTACGTCTTCGACGAGCCGTCGATCGGCCTGCATCCGCACGACATCCAGCGAATGAATCAGCTGCTGCTCAAGCTGCGCGACAAGGGCAACACCGTGCTCGTGGTCGAGCACAAGCCGGAGATGATTGCGATCGCCGACCACGTGGTCGACCTCGGCCCCCGCGCCGGCCTCGACGGCGGCGAGATCTGCTTCACGGGCACCGTGGAGGCGCTGCGCGCCTCGGGCACGCTCACCGGGGCGCACCTCGACGACCGGGCGCGCCTCAAGCCGACGGTGCGCGCCGCGAGCGGAGCCCTGCAGGTGCGGGGCGCGGATCGCCACAATCTGCGCGGCGTCGACGTCGACGTGCCGCTCGGCGTGCTCTGCGCCGTGACCGGCGTCGCCGGCTCCGGCAAGAGCACCCTCATCGGCAACTACGTCGCGAACCGCGACGGGGTCGTCGCCGTCGATCAAGGGGCGATCAAGGGATCGCGGCGCTCGAACCCGGCGACCTACACCGGCCTGCTCGACCCGGTGCGCGCCGCGTTCGCGAAGGCGAACGGCGTGAAGCCCGCCCTGTTCAGCGCGAACTCCGAGGGCGCGTGCCCCGAGTGCAAGGGCGCCGGCATCATCTACACCGACCTCGGCATGATGGCGACGATGGAGAGCGTGTGCGAGGTGTGCGAGGGCAAGCGCTTCGCTCCCGCCGTGCTCGAGTACACGTTCGGCGGCAAGAGCATCGCCGAAGTGCTCGACCTCTCCATCGCGGAGGCGCACGAGTTCTTCTCGGCGGGCGAGACGAGGATCGCGAAGGCCGCGAAGATTCTCGGCCGCCTCGCCGACGTCGGCATCGGCTACATCAAGCTCGGCCAGCCGCTCTCCACCCTTTCCGGCGGCGAGCGGCAGCGGCTCAAGCTCGCGATCCACATGCTCGAAGACGCCGACATCTACGTGCTCGACGAGCCCACCACCGGCCTGCATCTCGCCGACGTCGAGCAGCTGCTCGCCCTCCTCGACCGGCTCGTCGACGACGGCAAGAGCGTGATCGTGATCGAGCACCACCAGGCCGTGATGGCCCACGCCGACTGGATCATCGACCTCGGCCCGGGCGCCGGCCAGCAGGGCGGCTCGATCGTGTTCGCAGGCACACCCGCCGATCTCGTCGCCTCGCGCGCGACGCTCACCGGCGAGCACCTCGCGACCTACGTGGCGGAGTGA